The sequence CACGACTGCACGGCGCATTCCATCGAGTACAACGTAGCCACCAACAATGTGAGGCCGCTCATGATTTTCACCGACACCTGGTGCTCGTCTGGGGCGTTTGCGGCAAATGGAACGTTGGTACAAACCGGCGGGTATCGCGACGGGTCACGGGATATCCGTTACTTCGTCCCTTGCTCGGACGGCAGCTGCGACTGGAACAATTTCGAGGGGCCGAAGCTTGCCGCAGATCGGTGGTATGCCGCCAACCAAATCCTCCCGGACAACCGCATTATCGTTGTCGGCGGCACCCGAATGTTTCACTACGAATTTGTCCCCAAGAGCCCCGGCGAAGGAGTTTTCAACTTGCCGTTTCTATCTCAGACCCGAACCAGTGCCCAAGTAGAGAACAACCTCTATCCATTTCTCCACCTCTCCTCCGATGGCAACCTCTTTATCTTCGCCAACAGGGACTCCATTCTCCTCGACTACAAAACCAACGTTGTCGTGAAGACCTTCCCCAGAATGCCGGGTGACGGCCCGCGGAACTACCCTTCCACCGGGTCATCCGTAATGCTGCCACTCTCAGCCGCCGACGGGTTTACCAAAGTGGAAGTTCTCATCTGTGGAGGCTGTCCGGACAACGGTTTCGCCCTGGCCAGCGCAGGTAATTTCACGGACGCGCTCCGTAGCTGTGGACGAATGGTCATTACAGACCCGAATCCTTCGTGGAGCATGGAGGACATGCCCGGGCCGAGAACCATGTCGGACATGCTCATTCTTCCCAATGgcgaaatcatcatcatcaacggaGCACGACAGGGAGTAGCTGGATGGAGCATGGCAACCGACCCCGTCCTCACACCTTACCTCTACCGGCCTGCTGCACCAGTCGGAAAGCGCTTCTTCATCCTAGCGGCCACAGGCATCCCGAGAATGTATC is a genomic window of Cryptomeria japonica chromosome 7, Sugi_1.0, whole genome shotgun sequence containing:
- the LOC131074732 gene encoding aldehyde oxidase GLOX-like, which codes for MKSKAALFGVVVLLMSLWPWEAAAQVAVKLGRWRLLVQNGGVSAMHMTTTHLNTVVMFDRTNFGSSQILLDNGRCRDNPQDQVSTHDCTAHSIEYNVATNNVRPLMIFTDTWCSSGAFAANGTLVQTGGYRDGSRDIRYFVPCSDGSCDWNNFEGPKLAADRWYAANQILPDNRIIVVGGTRMFHYEFVPKSPGEGVFNLPFLSQTRTSAQVENNLYPFLHLSSDGNLFIFANRDSILLDYKTNVVVKTFPRMPGDGPRNYPSTGSSVMLPLSAADGFTKVEVLICGGCPDNGFALASAGNFTDALRSCGRMVITDPNPSWSMEDMPGPRTMSDMLILPNGEIIIINGARQGVAGWSMATDPVLTPYLYRPAAPVGKRFFILAATGIPRMYHSTANMMADGRIIVGGSNPHAGYVFTGTNFPTELRLEAYSPYYLENVYTDYARPMITSLSSTSLSYGTTFIVVYSVPHSVTDVIQFNAYAPSFTTHTNSMNQRLLILGSKTPTLVSNATGNVVYSCSVTAPPSGVAAPPGYYMLFVVNGGIPSVAQWVHFS